A portion of the Hoplias malabaricus isolate fHopMal1 chromosome 1, fHopMal1.hap1, whole genome shotgun sequence genome contains these proteins:
- the lsr gene encoding lipolysis-stimulated lipoprotein receptor isoform X6: MRNFLILTLLFLGTDFTEGVVVSCPVKRYVVILFQPVTLQCQYSTSATEPPLVTWRYKSFCRDPIQAALNPGSAENALSQTNPNYNPNIECSDSSRTVRIVASKRTTVTLGDQYQGRKITINNNADLSFGQTAWGDSGVYVCSVASSMDLTGNGEDYTELIVLDWLLVVLVVFGFFLLLLFIGICWCQCCPHTCCCFVSCPCCPDRCCCPRALYEAGKAVKSGVPSQYAASLFAPSVYGQPVYAVGSQAPPIPMLPVTQGIPNLPSNGYGRDVDTASSVGHGSQVPLLHDYNGGASQTRSGYRIQANQDGNPTRVMYYMERELANLDPSRPADAAGKFNRLDSLSEISSLHDSGDPRNRGRPRPPQLATVYDDENMSTISSVSQNIHRDDPRRPGFGGPGGNRGRARSMDNLDDIGRRYRDDDYPPRDRGGRRGSDDEWSSSARGYDRDVEDRRRRDYSPDNHRYADSRGAGFQGRRSRSRDDLMDLERDRGRGGRDAYDDSFLREAMEKKKLGEQQRARSRERLGSDSDRSDRYRGAHGGPPPLPLSRPAGNPDHRGNNSGFPPPPPYAEDTDSVASSKKSNLRKNGAVSRESLVV; encoded by the exons ACTTCACAGAGGGCGTGGTTGTTTCTTGTCCAGTAAAGCGCTATGTGGTCATCCTGTTTCAGCCTGTGACTCTACAGTGTCAGTACTCCACCTCAGCCACAGAGCCCCCTTTGGTCACCTGGAGGTACAAGTCATTCTGCAGAGATCCAATCCAAGCTGCACTCAACCCTGGAAGTGCAGAAAATGCTTTGTCCCAAACCAACCCCAACTATAACCCCAACATTGAATGTTCAGACAGTAGCAGAACTGTACGCATTGTGGCTTCTAAAAGGACTACTGTCACACTAGGAGATCAATACCAGGGCCGGAAAATCACCATAAACAACA ATGCCGACCTCAGTTTTGGACAGACTGCGTGGGGTGACAGCGGTGTGTATGTCTGCAGTGTTGCATCATCAATGGACCTTACAGGAAATGGCGAGGATTACACTGAGCTCATTGTATTGG ACTGGTTGTTGGTAGTGCTGGTGGTGTTCGGCTTCTTTTTGCTGCTGCTCTTTATTGGCATCTGTTGGTGTCAGTGTTGTCCCCACACTTGTTGCTGTTTTGTGAGTTGCCCCTGCTGTCCAGATCGCTGCTGCTGTCCACGGGCAC TCTATGAAGCTGGTAAAGCTGTGAAATCGGGTGTCCCCAGTCAGTATGCAGCAAGCCTCTTTGCCCCCAGCGTGTATGGGCAGCCAGTGTATGCTGTGGGTTCACAAGCTCCTCCCATCCCAATGCTACCTGTGACACAGGGCATCCCTAACTTGCCTTCTAATGGTTATGGCAGGGATGTTGATACTGCCAGTTCAG TTGGACATGGATCCCAAGTGCCTTTACTGCATGACTACAATGGAGGTGCAAGTCAGA CCCGCAGTGGTTATCGCATCCAGGCAAATCAAGATGGAAACCCCACTCGAGTGATGTACTATATGGAGCGAGAATTGGCCAACCTGGACCCCAGTCGCCCGGCAGATGCAGCAGGCAAATTCAATCGTC TTGATAGCCTAAGTGAGATCAGCTCCTTGCATGATAGTGGTGACCCTCGTAATCGAGGTCGTCCCAGGCCTCCTCAGCTGGCTACAGTCTATGATGATGAAAACATGAGCACCATCAGCAGCGTGTCCCAGAACATTCACCGAGATGATCCCAGGAGACCAGGGTTCGGGGGACCTGGTGGCAACCGTGGCCGTGCTCGTTCCATGGATAACCTTGATGATATTGGGCGCCGTTACCGAGATGACGATTATCCTCCTAGAGACAGAGGTGGCAGGAGAGG TTCAGATGATGAATGGAGCAGCAGTGCTCGTGGATACGATCGGGATGTGGAAGATCGACGCCGGCGTGACTACTCTCCAGATAATCATCGCTACGCTGACTCCAGGGGCGCAGGCTTTCAGGGCCGTCGCAGCCGCAGTCGTGACGACCTGATGGATCTAGAACGTGACCGGGGTCGCGGAGGACGGGATGCCTATGATGACAGCTTCCTGAGGGAGGCAATGGAGAAGAAGAAACTGGGGGAGCAGCAGAGGGCCCGGAGCCGTGAGCGTCTGGGCAGCGACAGCGACCGCTCTGACCGCTACAGGGGGGCACATGGAGGGCCACCTCCTTTACCCCTGAGCCGACCTGCGGGAAATCCTGATCACCGTGGCAACAACAGCgggtttcctcctcctcctccctacGCGGAGGACACAGACAGTGTAGCATCCTCCAAAAAGAGCAACTTGCGCAAG AATGGAGCTGTGAGTCGTGAGAGTCTGGTGGTGTGA
- the lsr gene encoding lipolysis-stimulated lipoprotein receptor isoform X7, with amino-acid sequence MRNFLILTLLFLGTDFTEGVVVSCPVKRYVVILFQPVTLQCQYSTSATEPPLVTWRYKSFCRDPIQAALNPGSAENALSQTNPNYNPNIECSDSSRTVRIVASKRTTVTLGDQYQGRKITINNNADLSFGQTAWGDSGVYVCSVASSMDLTGNGEDYTELIVLDWLLVVLVVFGFFLLLLFIGICWCQCCPHTCCCFVSCPCCPDRCCCPRALYEAGKAVKSGVPSQYAASLFAPSVYGQPVYAVGSQAPPIPMLPVTQGIPNLPSNGYGRDVDTASSVGHGSQVPLLHDYNGGASQTRSGYRIQANQDGNPTRVMYYMERELANLDPSRPADAAVDSLSEISSLHDSGDPRNRGRPRPPQLATVYDDENMSTISSVSQNIHRDDPRRPGFGGPGGNRGRARSMDNLDDIGRRYRDDDYPPRDRGGRRGSDDEWSSSARGYDRDVEDRRRRDYSPDNHRYADSRGAGFQGRRSRSRDDLMDLERDRGRGGRDAYDDSFLREAMEKKKLGEQQRARSRERLGSDSDRSDRYRGAHGGPPPLPLSRPAGNPDHRGNNSGFPPPPPYAEDTDSVASSKKSNLRKNGAVSRESLVV; translated from the exons ACTTCACAGAGGGCGTGGTTGTTTCTTGTCCAGTAAAGCGCTATGTGGTCATCCTGTTTCAGCCTGTGACTCTACAGTGTCAGTACTCCACCTCAGCCACAGAGCCCCCTTTGGTCACCTGGAGGTACAAGTCATTCTGCAGAGATCCAATCCAAGCTGCACTCAACCCTGGAAGTGCAGAAAATGCTTTGTCCCAAACCAACCCCAACTATAACCCCAACATTGAATGTTCAGACAGTAGCAGAACTGTACGCATTGTGGCTTCTAAAAGGACTACTGTCACACTAGGAGATCAATACCAGGGCCGGAAAATCACCATAAACAACA ATGCCGACCTCAGTTTTGGACAGACTGCGTGGGGTGACAGCGGTGTGTATGTCTGCAGTGTTGCATCATCAATGGACCTTACAGGAAATGGCGAGGATTACACTGAGCTCATTGTATTGG ACTGGTTGTTGGTAGTGCTGGTGGTGTTCGGCTTCTTTTTGCTGCTGCTCTTTATTGGCATCTGTTGGTGTCAGTGTTGTCCCCACACTTGTTGCTGTTTTGTGAGTTGCCCCTGCTGTCCAGATCGCTGCTGCTGTCCACGGGCAC TCTATGAAGCTGGTAAAGCTGTGAAATCGGGTGTCCCCAGTCAGTATGCAGCAAGCCTCTTTGCCCCCAGCGTGTATGGGCAGCCAGTGTATGCTGTGGGTTCACAAGCTCCTCCCATCCCAATGCTACCTGTGACACAGGGCATCCCTAACTTGCCTTCTAATGGTTATGGCAGGGATGTTGATACTGCCAGTTCAG TTGGACATGGATCCCAAGTGCCTTTACTGCATGACTACAATGGAGGTGCAAGTCAGA CCCGCAGTGGTTATCGCATCCAGGCAAATCAAGATGGAAACCCCACTCGAGTGATGTACTATATGGAGCGAGAATTGGCCAACCTGGACCCCAGTCGCCCGGCAGATGCAGCAG TTGATAGCCTAAGTGAGATCAGCTCCTTGCATGATAGTGGTGACCCTCGTAATCGAGGTCGTCCCAGGCCTCCTCAGCTGGCTACAGTCTATGATGATGAAAACATGAGCACCATCAGCAGCGTGTCCCAGAACATTCACCGAGATGATCCCAGGAGACCAGGGTTCGGGGGACCTGGTGGCAACCGTGGCCGTGCTCGTTCCATGGATAACCTTGATGATATTGGGCGCCGTTACCGAGATGACGATTATCCTCCTAGAGACAGAGGTGGCAGGAGAGG TTCAGATGATGAATGGAGCAGCAGTGCTCGTGGATACGATCGGGATGTGGAAGATCGACGCCGGCGTGACTACTCTCCAGATAATCATCGCTACGCTGACTCCAGGGGCGCAGGCTTTCAGGGCCGTCGCAGCCGCAGTCGTGACGACCTGATGGATCTAGAACGTGACCGGGGTCGCGGAGGACGGGATGCCTATGATGACAGCTTCCTGAGGGAGGCAATGGAGAAGAAGAAACTGGGGGAGCAGCAGAGGGCCCGGAGCCGTGAGCGTCTGGGCAGCGACAGCGACCGCTCTGACCGCTACAGGGGGGCACATGGAGGGCCACCTCCTTTACCCCTGAGCCGACCTGCGGGAAATCCTGATCACCGTGGCAACAACAGCgggtttcctcctcctcctccctacGCGGAGGACACAGACAGTGTAGCATCCTCCAAAAAGAGCAACTTGCGCAAG AATGGAGCTGTGAGTCGTGAGAGTCTGGTGGTGTGA
- the lsr gene encoding lipolysis-stimulated lipoprotein receptor isoform X1, translated as MRNFLILTLLFLGTDFTEGVVVSCPVKRYVVILFQPVTLQCQYSTSATEPPLVTWRYKSFCRDPIQAALNPGSAENALSQTNPNYNPNIECSDSSRTVRIVASKRTTVTLGDQYQGRKITINNNADLSFGQTAWGDSGVYVCSVASSMDLTGNGEDYTELIVLERKSNTTDLLPGIDLLIMEDWLLVVLVVFGFFLLLLFIGICWCQCCPHTCCCFVSCPCCPDRCCCPRALYEAGKAVKSGVPSQYAASLFAPSVYGQPVYAVGSQAPPIPMLPVTQGIPNLPSNGYGRDVDTASSVGHGSQVPLLHDYNGGASQTRSGYRIQANQDGNPTRVMYYMERELANLDPSRPADAAGKFNRPVDSLSEISSLHDSGDPRNRGRPRPPQLATVYDDENMSTISSVSQNIHRDDPRRPGFGGPGGNRGRARSMDNLDDIGRRYRDDDYPPRDRGGRRGSDDEWSSSARGYDRDVEDRRRRDYSPDNHRYADSRGAGFQGRRSRSRDDLMDLERDRGRGGRDAYDDSFLREAMEKKKLGEQQRARSRERLGSDSDRSDRYRGAHGGPPPLPLSRPAGNPDHRGNNSGFPPPPPYAEDTDSVASSKKSNLRKNGAVSRESLVV; from the exons ACTTCACAGAGGGCGTGGTTGTTTCTTGTCCAGTAAAGCGCTATGTGGTCATCCTGTTTCAGCCTGTGACTCTACAGTGTCAGTACTCCACCTCAGCCACAGAGCCCCCTTTGGTCACCTGGAGGTACAAGTCATTCTGCAGAGATCCAATCCAAGCTGCACTCAACCCTGGAAGTGCAGAAAATGCTTTGTCCCAAACCAACCCCAACTATAACCCCAACATTGAATGTTCAGACAGTAGCAGAACTGTACGCATTGTGGCTTCTAAAAGGACTACTGTCACACTAGGAGATCAATACCAGGGCCGGAAAATCACCATAAACAACA ATGCCGACCTCAGTTTTGGACAGACTGCGTGGGGTGACAGCGGTGTGTATGTCTGCAGTGTTGCATCATCAATGGACCTTACAGGAAATGGCGAGGATTACACTGAGCTCATTGTATTGG AGCGAAAGTCAAATACTACAGACCTGCTGCCTGGCATTGACTTACTGATCATGGAAG ACTGGTTGTTGGTAGTGCTGGTGGTGTTCGGCTTCTTTTTGCTGCTGCTCTTTATTGGCATCTGTTGGTGTCAGTGTTGTCCCCACACTTGTTGCTGTTTTGTGAGTTGCCCCTGCTGTCCAGATCGCTGCTGCTGTCCACGGGCAC TCTATGAAGCTGGTAAAGCTGTGAAATCGGGTGTCCCCAGTCAGTATGCAGCAAGCCTCTTTGCCCCCAGCGTGTATGGGCAGCCAGTGTATGCTGTGGGTTCACAAGCTCCTCCCATCCCAATGCTACCTGTGACACAGGGCATCCCTAACTTGCCTTCTAATGGTTATGGCAGGGATGTTGATACTGCCAGTTCAG TTGGACATGGATCCCAAGTGCCTTTACTGCATGACTACAATGGAGGTGCAAGTCAGA CCCGCAGTGGTTATCGCATCCAGGCAAATCAAGATGGAAACCCCACTCGAGTGATGTACTATATGGAGCGAGAATTGGCCAACCTGGACCCCAGTCGCCCGGCAGATGCAGCAGGCAAATTCAATCGTC CAGTTGATAGCCTAAGTGAGATCAGCTCCTTGCATGATAGTGGTGACCCTCGTAATCGAGGTCGTCCCAGGCCTCCTCAGCTGGCTACAGTCTATGATGATGAAAACATGAGCACCATCAGCAGCGTGTCCCAGAACATTCACCGAGATGATCCCAGGAGACCAGGGTTCGGGGGACCTGGTGGCAACCGTGGCCGTGCTCGTTCCATGGATAACCTTGATGATATTGGGCGCCGTTACCGAGATGACGATTATCCTCCTAGAGACAGAGGTGGCAGGAGAGG TTCAGATGATGAATGGAGCAGCAGTGCTCGTGGATACGATCGGGATGTGGAAGATCGACGCCGGCGTGACTACTCTCCAGATAATCATCGCTACGCTGACTCCAGGGGCGCAGGCTTTCAGGGCCGTCGCAGCCGCAGTCGTGACGACCTGATGGATCTAGAACGTGACCGGGGTCGCGGAGGACGGGATGCCTATGATGACAGCTTCCTGAGGGAGGCAATGGAGAAGAAGAAACTGGGGGAGCAGCAGAGGGCCCGGAGCCGTGAGCGTCTGGGCAGCGACAGCGACCGCTCTGACCGCTACAGGGGGGCACATGGAGGGCCACCTCCTTTACCCCTGAGCCGACCTGCGGGAAATCCTGATCACCGTGGCAACAACAGCgggtttcctcctcctcctccctacGCGGAGGACACAGACAGTGTAGCATCCTCCAAAAAGAGCAACTTGCGCAAG AATGGAGCTGTGAGTCGTGAGAGTCTGGTGGTGTGA
- the lsr gene encoding lipolysis-stimulated lipoprotein receptor isoform X2, producing MRNFLILTLLFLGTDFTEGVVVSCPVKRYVVILFQPVTLQCQYSTSATEPPLVTWRYKSFCRDPIQAALNPGSAENALSQTNPNYNPNIECSDSSRTVRIVASKRTTVTLGDQYQGRKITINNNADLSFGQTAWGDSGVYVCSVASSMDLTGNGEDYTELIVLERKSNTTDLLPGIDLLIMEDWLLVVLVVFGFFLLLLFIGICWCQCCPHTCCCFVSCPCCPDRCCCPRALYEAGKAVKSGVPSQYAASLFAPSVYGQPVYAVGSQAPPIPMLPVTQGIPNLPSNGYGRDVDTASSVGHGSQVPLLHDYNGGASQTRSGYRIQANQDGNPTRVMYYMERELANLDPSRPADAAGKFNRLDSLSEISSLHDSGDPRNRGRPRPPQLATVYDDENMSTISSVSQNIHRDDPRRPGFGGPGGNRGRARSMDNLDDIGRRYRDDDYPPRDRGGRRGSDDEWSSSARGYDRDVEDRRRRDYSPDNHRYADSRGAGFQGRRSRSRDDLMDLERDRGRGGRDAYDDSFLREAMEKKKLGEQQRARSRERLGSDSDRSDRYRGAHGGPPPLPLSRPAGNPDHRGNNSGFPPPPPYAEDTDSVASSKKSNLRKNGAVSRESLVV from the exons ACTTCACAGAGGGCGTGGTTGTTTCTTGTCCAGTAAAGCGCTATGTGGTCATCCTGTTTCAGCCTGTGACTCTACAGTGTCAGTACTCCACCTCAGCCACAGAGCCCCCTTTGGTCACCTGGAGGTACAAGTCATTCTGCAGAGATCCAATCCAAGCTGCACTCAACCCTGGAAGTGCAGAAAATGCTTTGTCCCAAACCAACCCCAACTATAACCCCAACATTGAATGTTCAGACAGTAGCAGAACTGTACGCATTGTGGCTTCTAAAAGGACTACTGTCACACTAGGAGATCAATACCAGGGCCGGAAAATCACCATAAACAACA ATGCCGACCTCAGTTTTGGACAGACTGCGTGGGGTGACAGCGGTGTGTATGTCTGCAGTGTTGCATCATCAATGGACCTTACAGGAAATGGCGAGGATTACACTGAGCTCATTGTATTGG AGCGAAAGTCAAATACTACAGACCTGCTGCCTGGCATTGACTTACTGATCATGGAAG ACTGGTTGTTGGTAGTGCTGGTGGTGTTCGGCTTCTTTTTGCTGCTGCTCTTTATTGGCATCTGTTGGTGTCAGTGTTGTCCCCACACTTGTTGCTGTTTTGTGAGTTGCCCCTGCTGTCCAGATCGCTGCTGCTGTCCACGGGCAC TCTATGAAGCTGGTAAAGCTGTGAAATCGGGTGTCCCCAGTCAGTATGCAGCAAGCCTCTTTGCCCCCAGCGTGTATGGGCAGCCAGTGTATGCTGTGGGTTCACAAGCTCCTCCCATCCCAATGCTACCTGTGACACAGGGCATCCCTAACTTGCCTTCTAATGGTTATGGCAGGGATGTTGATACTGCCAGTTCAG TTGGACATGGATCCCAAGTGCCTTTACTGCATGACTACAATGGAGGTGCAAGTCAGA CCCGCAGTGGTTATCGCATCCAGGCAAATCAAGATGGAAACCCCACTCGAGTGATGTACTATATGGAGCGAGAATTGGCCAACCTGGACCCCAGTCGCCCGGCAGATGCAGCAGGCAAATTCAATCGTC TTGATAGCCTAAGTGAGATCAGCTCCTTGCATGATAGTGGTGACCCTCGTAATCGAGGTCGTCCCAGGCCTCCTCAGCTGGCTACAGTCTATGATGATGAAAACATGAGCACCATCAGCAGCGTGTCCCAGAACATTCACCGAGATGATCCCAGGAGACCAGGGTTCGGGGGACCTGGTGGCAACCGTGGCCGTGCTCGTTCCATGGATAACCTTGATGATATTGGGCGCCGTTACCGAGATGACGATTATCCTCCTAGAGACAGAGGTGGCAGGAGAGG TTCAGATGATGAATGGAGCAGCAGTGCTCGTGGATACGATCGGGATGTGGAAGATCGACGCCGGCGTGACTACTCTCCAGATAATCATCGCTACGCTGACTCCAGGGGCGCAGGCTTTCAGGGCCGTCGCAGCCGCAGTCGTGACGACCTGATGGATCTAGAACGTGACCGGGGTCGCGGAGGACGGGATGCCTATGATGACAGCTTCCTGAGGGAGGCAATGGAGAAGAAGAAACTGGGGGAGCAGCAGAGGGCCCGGAGCCGTGAGCGTCTGGGCAGCGACAGCGACCGCTCTGACCGCTACAGGGGGGCACATGGAGGGCCACCTCCTTTACCCCTGAGCCGACCTGCGGGAAATCCTGATCACCGTGGCAACAACAGCgggtttcctcctcctcctccctacGCGGAGGACACAGACAGTGTAGCATCCTCCAAAAAGAGCAACTTGCGCAAG AATGGAGCTGTGAGTCGTGAGAGTCTGGTGGTGTGA
- the lsr gene encoding lipolysis-stimulated lipoprotein receptor isoform X3 → MRNFLILTLLFLGTDFTEGVVVSCPVKRYVVILFQPVTLQCQYSTSATEPPLVTWRYKSFCRDPIQAALNPGSAENALSQTNPNYNPNIECSDSSRTVRIVASKRTTVTLGDQYQGRKITINNNADLSFGQTAWGDSGVYVCSVASSMDLTGNGEDYTELIVLERKSNTTDLLPGIDLLIMEDWLLVVLVVFGFFLLLLFIGICWCQCCPHTCCCFVSCPCCPDRCCCPRALYEAGKAVKSGVPSQYAASLFAPSVYGQPVYAVGSQAPPIPMLPVTQGIPNLPSNGYGRDVDTASSVGHGSQVPLLHDYNGGASQTRSGYRIQANQDGNPTRVMYYMERELANLDPSRPADAAAVDSLSEISSLHDSGDPRNRGRPRPPQLATVYDDENMSTISSVSQNIHRDDPRRPGFGGPGGNRGRARSMDNLDDIGRRYRDDDYPPRDRGGRRGSDDEWSSSARGYDRDVEDRRRRDYSPDNHRYADSRGAGFQGRRSRSRDDLMDLERDRGRGGRDAYDDSFLREAMEKKKLGEQQRARSRERLGSDSDRSDRYRGAHGGPPPLPLSRPAGNPDHRGNNSGFPPPPPYAEDTDSVASSKKSNLRKNGAVSRESLVV, encoded by the exons ACTTCACAGAGGGCGTGGTTGTTTCTTGTCCAGTAAAGCGCTATGTGGTCATCCTGTTTCAGCCTGTGACTCTACAGTGTCAGTACTCCACCTCAGCCACAGAGCCCCCTTTGGTCACCTGGAGGTACAAGTCATTCTGCAGAGATCCAATCCAAGCTGCACTCAACCCTGGAAGTGCAGAAAATGCTTTGTCCCAAACCAACCCCAACTATAACCCCAACATTGAATGTTCAGACAGTAGCAGAACTGTACGCATTGTGGCTTCTAAAAGGACTACTGTCACACTAGGAGATCAATACCAGGGCCGGAAAATCACCATAAACAACA ATGCCGACCTCAGTTTTGGACAGACTGCGTGGGGTGACAGCGGTGTGTATGTCTGCAGTGTTGCATCATCAATGGACCTTACAGGAAATGGCGAGGATTACACTGAGCTCATTGTATTGG AGCGAAAGTCAAATACTACAGACCTGCTGCCTGGCATTGACTTACTGATCATGGAAG ACTGGTTGTTGGTAGTGCTGGTGGTGTTCGGCTTCTTTTTGCTGCTGCTCTTTATTGGCATCTGTTGGTGTCAGTGTTGTCCCCACACTTGTTGCTGTTTTGTGAGTTGCCCCTGCTGTCCAGATCGCTGCTGCTGTCCACGGGCAC TCTATGAAGCTGGTAAAGCTGTGAAATCGGGTGTCCCCAGTCAGTATGCAGCAAGCCTCTTTGCCCCCAGCGTGTATGGGCAGCCAGTGTATGCTGTGGGTTCACAAGCTCCTCCCATCCCAATGCTACCTGTGACACAGGGCATCCCTAACTTGCCTTCTAATGGTTATGGCAGGGATGTTGATACTGCCAGTTCAG TTGGACATGGATCCCAAGTGCCTTTACTGCATGACTACAATGGAGGTGCAAGTCAGA CCCGCAGTGGTTATCGCATCCAGGCAAATCAAGATGGAAACCCCACTCGAGTGATGTACTATATGGAGCGAGAATTGGCCAACCTGGACCCCAGTCGCCCGGCAGATGCAGCAG CAGTTGATAGCCTAAGTGAGATCAGCTCCTTGCATGATAGTGGTGACCCTCGTAATCGAGGTCGTCCCAGGCCTCCTCAGCTGGCTACAGTCTATGATGATGAAAACATGAGCACCATCAGCAGCGTGTCCCAGAACATTCACCGAGATGATCCCAGGAGACCAGGGTTCGGGGGACCTGGTGGCAACCGTGGCCGTGCTCGTTCCATGGATAACCTTGATGATATTGGGCGCCGTTACCGAGATGACGATTATCCTCCTAGAGACAGAGGTGGCAGGAGAGG TTCAGATGATGAATGGAGCAGCAGTGCTCGTGGATACGATCGGGATGTGGAAGATCGACGCCGGCGTGACTACTCTCCAGATAATCATCGCTACGCTGACTCCAGGGGCGCAGGCTTTCAGGGCCGTCGCAGCCGCAGTCGTGACGACCTGATGGATCTAGAACGTGACCGGGGTCGCGGAGGACGGGATGCCTATGATGACAGCTTCCTGAGGGAGGCAATGGAGAAGAAGAAACTGGGGGAGCAGCAGAGGGCCCGGAGCCGTGAGCGTCTGGGCAGCGACAGCGACCGCTCTGACCGCTACAGGGGGGCACATGGAGGGCCACCTCCTTTACCCCTGAGCCGACCTGCGGGAAATCCTGATCACCGTGGCAACAACAGCgggtttcctcctcctcctccctacGCGGAGGACACAGACAGTGTAGCATCCTCCAAAAAGAGCAACTTGCGCAAG AATGGAGCTGTGAGTCGTGAGAGTCTGGTGGTGTGA
- the lsr gene encoding lipolysis-stimulated lipoprotein receptor isoform X5: MRNFLILTLLFLGTDFTEGVVVSCPVKRYVVILFQPVTLQCQYSTSATEPPLVTWRYKSFCRDPIQAALNPGSAENALSQTNPNYNPNIECSDSSRTVRIVASKRTTVTLGDQYQGRKITINNNADLSFGQTAWGDSGVYVCSVASSMDLTGNGEDYTELIVLDWLLVVLVVFGFFLLLLFIGICWCQCCPHTCCCFVSCPCCPDRCCCPRALYEAGKAVKSGVPSQYAASLFAPSVYGQPVYAVGSQAPPIPMLPVTQGIPNLPSNGYGRDVDTASSVGHGSQVPLLHDYNGGASQTRSGYRIQANQDGNPTRVMYYMERELANLDPSRPADAAGKFNRPVDSLSEISSLHDSGDPRNRGRPRPPQLATVYDDENMSTISSVSQNIHRDDPRRPGFGGPGGNRGRARSMDNLDDIGRRYRDDDYPPRDRGGRRGSDDEWSSSARGYDRDVEDRRRRDYSPDNHRYADSRGAGFQGRRSRSRDDLMDLERDRGRGGRDAYDDSFLREAMEKKKLGEQQRARSRERLGSDSDRSDRYRGAHGGPPPLPLSRPAGNPDHRGNNSGFPPPPPYAEDTDSVASSKKSNLRKNGAVSRESLVV, from the exons ACTTCACAGAGGGCGTGGTTGTTTCTTGTCCAGTAAAGCGCTATGTGGTCATCCTGTTTCAGCCTGTGACTCTACAGTGTCAGTACTCCACCTCAGCCACAGAGCCCCCTTTGGTCACCTGGAGGTACAAGTCATTCTGCAGAGATCCAATCCAAGCTGCACTCAACCCTGGAAGTGCAGAAAATGCTTTGTCCCAAACCAACCCCAACTATAACCCCAACATTGAATGTTCAGACAGTAGCAGAACTGTACGCATTGTGGCTTCTAAAAGGACTACTGTCACACTAGGAGATCAATACCAGGGCCGGAAAATCACCATAAACAACA ATGCCGACCTCAGTTTTGGACAGACTGCGTGGGGTGACAGCGGTGTGTATGTCTGCAGTGTTGCATCATCAATGGACCTTACAGGAAATGGCGAGGATTACACTGAGCTCATTGTATTGG ACTGGTTGTTGGTAGTGCTGGTGGTGTTCGGCTTCTTTTTGCTGCTGCTCTTTATTGGCATCTGTTGGTGTCAGTGTTGTCCCCACACTTGTTGCTGTTTTGTGAGTTGCCCCTGCTGTCCAGATCGCTGCTGCTGTCCACGGGCAC TCTATGAAGCTGGTAAAGCTGTGAAATCGGGTGTCCCCAGTCAGTATGCAGCAAGCCTCTTTGCCCCCAGCGTGTATGGGCAGCCAGTGTATGCTGTGGGTTCACAAGCTCCTCCCATCCCAATGCTACCTGTGACACAGGGCATCCCTAACTTGCCTTCTAATGGTTATGGCAGGGATGTTGATACTGCCAGTTCAG TTGGACATGGATCCCAAGTGCCTTTACTGCATGACTACAATGGAGGTGCAAGTCAGA CCCGCAGTGGTTATCGCATCCAGGCAAATCAAGATGGAAACCCCACTCGAGTGATGTACTATATGGAGCGAGAATTGGCCAACCTGGACCCCAGTCGCCCGGCAGATGCAGCAGGCAAATTCAATCGTC CAGTTGATAGCCTAAGTGAGATCAGCTCCTTGCATGATAGTGGTGACCCTCGTAATCGAGGTCGTCCCAGGCCTCCTCAGCTGGCTACAGTCTATGATGATGAAAACATGAGCACCATCAGCAGCGTGTCCCAGAACATTCACCGAGATGATCCCAGGAGACCAGGGTTCGGGGGACCTGGTGGCAACCGTGGCCGTGCTCGTTCCATGGATAACCTTGATGATATTGGGCGCCGTTACCGAGATGACGATTATCCTCCTAGAGACAGAGGTGGCAGGAGAGG TTCAGATGATGAATGGAGCAGCAGTGCTCGTGGATACGATCGGGATGTGGAAGATCGACGCCGGCGTGACTACTCTCCAGATAATCATCGCTACGCTGACTCCAGGGGCGCAGGCTTTCAGGGCCGTCGCAGCCGCAGTCGTGACGACCTGATGGATCTAGAACGTGACCGGGGTCGCGGAGGACGGGATGCCTATGATGACAGCTTCCTGAGGGAGGCAATGGAGAAGAAGAAACTGGGGGAGCAGCAGAGGGCCCGGAGCCGTGAGCGTCTGGGCAGCGACAGCGACCGCTCTGACCGCTACAGGGGGGCACATGGAGGGCCACCTCCTTTACCCCTGAGCCGACCTGCGGGAAATCCTGATCACCGTGGCAACAACAGCgggtttcctcctcctcctccctacGCGGAGGACACAGACAGTGTAGCATCCTCCAAAAAGAGCAACTTGCGCAAG AATGGAGCTGTGAGTCGTGAGAGTCTGGTGGTGTGA